The Candidatus Eisenbacteria bacterium genome has a window encoding:
- a CDS encoding 4Fe-4S dicluster domain-containing protein, producing MAYEIVKNICEGESSCVDVCPVDCIKKGEGENAKGTGWYLIVAEDCVSCNACLEACPVEGAILPD from the coding sequence ATGGCGTACGAGATCGTGAAGAACATCTGCGAGGGAGAGAGCTCCTGCGTGGATGTTTGCCCCGTCGACTGCATCAAGAAGGGCGAGGGGGAGAACGCCAAGGGGACGGGCTGGTACCTCATCGTGGCCGAGGACTGTGTGAGCTGCAACGCGTGTCTGGAAGCCTGTCCCGTCGAAGGGGCCATTCTCCCCGATTAG